The genomic stretch TAAAAGTTTGGCAATCAACTACTTCGCTCATGGAGCATTTAATGATCTGTTTTTTTTCTCAGGGAAGGCAGCTTATCATCCAACGACCAACGACGAATatgatatttcttaaaaattgcATAATTGCAGCACTATAAATCCTACTTACTCAAGACGGAAATTTAGTATCAGTTGCAGCTCCACTTTAGCGTATCTTAGCTTTCTACAATAGCTGAAATACAAAACCAAGCTGCACAGTTATTTGCTCCATTTTGGGGGCTCAGACAGATTACTTACAGTtaactaaaaaatgaaattagaaAGCAGAAGCTTCAATCAGTCCTTTTTCAAGATAGCTTTGATGGCTATTTCCACTCTCATTTGGACGTTCAGCTTCCATTTTTTAGCAACGATTGCCAGTGATTTGCCTCCAAGGAGCAGCTTAGAAACGTATATTGTTCATGTTGAGGCACCTGATGCTGAAATAGTTAGAGACTCATCAGAAGACTTAGAAAGCTGGTATTCTTCTTTTCTATCAACGACCACAGCAAGCTCAAATGATGAGGGCTTGCCGTCCCGGCTTGTTTATTCCTACTACAATGTGTTCACAGGATTTGCTGCGAGATTATCTGAGGGAGAAGTGAAACAAATGGAGAAGAAGAAAGGCTTCATATCTGCGCAGCCCCAACAACAATTGTCTCTACACACGACTCATTCTCCTGCTTTTCTTGGGTTACAACAGAATATGGGATTCTGGGAAGAATCCAATTACGGCAAAGGTGTGATCATTGGAGTCATAGACACTGGAATCACTCCGGACCATCCATCATTCAGCGATGAAGGAATGCCTCCACCACCTGCTAAATGGAAGGGAAAGTGTGAATTCAGCTTTGCATCCCAATGTAACAATAAACTTATTGGAGCAAGACATTTCAGCGTTGGAAACGGCACACCACTGGATGAGAACGGCCATGGTACTCATACTGCAAGCACTGCTGCGGGAAACTATGTCAAAGGTGCCAATGTCTATGGAAATGCTAATGGGACTGCTGTTGGCGTAGCTCCTCTTGCTCACTTGGCAATTTATAAAGTATGTCGTACTGATGGAAAATGCAATGAGTGCGACATTTTGGCCGCAATGGATGCTGCTATTACAGACGGAGTAGATGTGATGTCCCTTTCCCTTGGTAACAAATCTATACCTTTCTACGCTGATAATATTGCTATTGGTGCATACCGTGCAATGGAGAAAGGCATCTTCGTTAGTTGCTCTGCTGGAAATAATGGTCCTTCGACTGAGTCTCTGACTAACGAGGCCCCGTGGGTTCTCACTGTTGGTGCAAGCACCATAGACAGAAAGATAAGGGCCAGTGCTTTGCTTGGAAATCATGAGGTTTTAGAGGGAGAATCAGCTTTCCAGCCTGTGGACTTCCCTTCAACCTTGTTACCTCTAGTTTATCCTGGATCTGAGGCTGCATACTGTAGCTCCGAATCATTAAACAGCGTTGATGTCAAAGGAAAAGTAGTGTTATGTCAGACAGGTAAGATATCAGCAATTACCAAAGGGCGAATTGTGAAGGCTGCTGGTGGTGCTGCAATGATCATCATGAACCAGGAGCATGAGGGCTATACAACATCAGCCGACGCTCATGTTCTACCTGCAACAGATGTGAGTTATGCTGATGCAGTCAAGATAATGACTTACACGAGCTCTACAAACTCGCCCACAGCAACAATATTCTTCAACGGAACCGCCATTGGAGATTTTCATGCTCCAGTGGTTgcttcattttcttctagaGGTCCAAATCAGGCAAGCCCTGGCATTCTCAAACCAGACATCATAGGTCCTGGAGTAAACATCCTTGCAGCATGGCATAAATCTGTGGATAACAACACAAATACAAAAGCCACGTTCAACATAATCTCTGGCACTTCAATGTCCTGTCCTCATCTTAGCGGTGTGGCAGCTTTGCTCAAGAGTGCACACCCTGATTGGTCTCCTGCTGCCATTAAATCTGCAATTGTGACAACGGCTGATAGCCTGAACCTTGAAACCCAGCCTATTGAGGATCAGACGCTCCAACCTGCGAATGTCTTCGCCACTGGCGCAGGCCATGTGAACCCATCGGCGGCAAACAATCCAGGACTAGTCTACGACATTGAACCTAATGACTACATACCGTATTTATGCGGGCTATATAACAATGACATGGCTGTTAGGCTCATTCTGCAACGTCCAGTGAGTTGCTCAGCGGAATCAAGTATCCCGGAAGCACAACTAAATTATCCTTCTTTTTCAATCATTctgggatcaaatttggtgagaTATACAAGGACAGTGACCAATGTTGGCGAGGCTAATTCATCTTACACAGTCCATATGGCCCCACCAGCTGGTGTAGACGTGACTGTGGAACCAAGCACGCTCAACTTCTCAGGGTTGAACCAGAGAATCACGTACACAGTTACATTCGCCCGATTGGCAAATTCTGGTAGTGCTGGCTATTCTCAAGGACTTCTTACGTGGAATTCAGACAAGCACTCTGTTAGGAGTCCAATTTCAGTGATTCTAAATTCTATGTAAAAGGTTGTGGCAAAACTCAGTAACCTAGGTGGAATCTATACCATCTAAGTCAAGTTAGAAATCTCGCCGGACTTGTTTTCTGAAGTTACCTTTTCGTTATTAGTGACTGTAAGCACCTCGGGCACCCTACGAGGCCTACTAAATTCACATtaaagggtaaaaaacaaaaattccGGTGATATAGTTATTCTATAGAAAAGTCTCTTGTGTTTCAAATCATATGTATCAGTACCTCATGATTTAAAGTAATTTGAACTATTGACCGAAAtcgttaaaaaaaaatgttatgaaTGAAATGATAGAAATACCTTAATAATATAAGCAAAAAAAATAGCTGAAAAGATTTGTGAATTTCATTTACTAATAATATAAGCAAAAATAGTTGATTTCCGCAAGTTTGgggcgaagttgaagaagagtcACGGCAATTTTATGAAGATCTGAGGGGCAAAATAGGTATATTAGGTCAAAATTTGTCTTAAAAAATTGTTTTTTGGAAGAACGACTCACAGGTCCAGCGCGTTTACATCAAACACGTTAAATTTAACGATTTCCGTCGATTTTTCACCTTATTTTAAATCATAAGGTACCGACGTGTATGATTTGAAATCACATGGACCTTTTCTGTAAAATAACTTTACCACAGAggggcttttttatttttaaccatACATTAAAACACACTGTTAATAATGAATTTGTTTAACTAACATGATAGGATATGACGATACGTTAGTTTCTGGGCCACCAGCTTGAGTTCATTTCATTGGGATTCTTGTCTAGTTTCATATGGCTTTAAATGTTATTCAAGAACCGATGGAAATTCTTCCAAGGATTGATAGTTTCATATGGCTCCAATGCCAACAATGCTCCCCACAGTACATGAAACAAACAATCATCTGCCATTTCAAGATTTCTTTGGAATTTATTAATCCCAATTCCTTCGATTATGGTATCAAATGGACTTTCTAACTTCCCCTTTCTCGTATACATTACTCATCCGGTTGCCTTGCTGATcaaaccagaaccagaaccagaaccagGCGGGTGTATGAGAAAACACCAAATATTGGCCTTCTTTTCATGTCAAATCTAATAATTAGGTAACATTTGCTGTCCCAAAAAACAAACGAATAAATGAAGCAGCATACCTATGCCTCgctccatcttttttttttttccttttatttgacaGAATCTTGTTCAGATTGCTGCATCTAGGTTTCATTAGCTGTAAGAAGTTACTCATCCTTTGGTGGTTTCTCCAAAATTCGTGTACGTCAATTACAAAAAGATAAGACATTAAAAAATATAGAATGTGCATAAAGGTTTTTACAGTTAAGAATTACTGATGTTTAAGTCCATTGTTTGCATGCATCCTAGTAAATATCAGAAGTTTAGTGTGAGGATCACAGGGGGAGTCAACAATTTCAGAGATGACGTCTGACTTTTGAAGAAGATTCATGCTAGACTTTTATATCATTTTAAATTAAGAAAGAACCACAAGCAATTATATACTTGTGAATTCAAGCGGAATCCATATGCGTATAATTTAGATCACTTAATTATTTTTGAGATAATTTAGATCACTTAAGAAAGAATTTTATGAAATATACTAGTGCattaaagtttttcttttacataatatttattttcttttagaaGATATTAAGTAGTTCTATCAACTCGTCAGGTACAGgccaaaatttaaaatttcagatttggatCCGTTATAATGTACCAATTCTAGACCCGACCCATCTATCCAATGGGTTTTGTGCTTACAGTCTTGGAATAGGGTCCAACGGGTCCTAAGTCGAGTCCGGATCTACCCAGAAAAAAATAAGGCCCGACAAAATTTGTGTATGAATTAGGTTATAGAGCCATCAAGAATGACAATGCATCAATTTAACAACACCTCAAGCAGTTCTCTATGATATGAATTGGCTTACACAGACGTATTTATTGTAAAAGAATTATTATTGTATTTAGaagtatttatattttttaattattaaacaAGTACAGGAAGGATACGGATTGGAATCCTATATTCTGTATCCAACCCGTTTTTTTGTTAGAGTAATTGGGTACAGGCCCGGGTTTTGGTAACAGGATTATTTCTCAACCTATACTCGAAAAAAATTAACGAATCCGAGTTGGGTCTAGGTCCAAATCCTAACTATTGGCAGCCCTAATATTAAGTGTATAGTCAAATAAATTATGATGATCATGTCTAGGGGAGGACTCTTATAATTCTCCTCATTATCAAGTTCAGGGTTTCGAATCTGAGTCTAACAGTTGGAGGTGGAAAGCGTTGTGAGGATGGGTGGGAGGtaaccaaaaaagaaagaaaaagattatgATGATCATGCTTTCTAAATTTTCGGTAAATCAAACGTTGAACAATCTAGAAGCTTAGCTACTTTATTTATAGGGTCTGTCCAACAGGTGCAATACGCGTAAAGATATATTTCAAGTGTcatatttttagaaatataagattaattaggaaaagtaaataaatacaaaggaGTGCAGATAAGAGTAAGTAGGAAAAATACAGAAATGCAAGGGAAGGTAATAACTAttagtatgtatatatatacatggtAGGTTAGGTGAATTTTTGTTGTGTTAGTGAGTGCCCAAAAGACATCCTTAGCAAACccccgcccccccccccccccccccccccccccccccccccttttttatAATCTAAAAACACAGTCAACTTTAGAGTGACTGACTAACGTTACCTAATAAGAAATtgggttcttttattttgcccttttaagAACACACAATATGCGGCGAGcccaaaagattttttttttccacaaaagGTAAATCTTTTTCACGAAATTGTATGTGATACATGTTTTGATTGGTAATTTAGAGTAATAATAACAGATTCATCCCTTTGGTACACGTGCTTATTGTATAACCTTAGAgcacaaaatttaaaattaaaaaataaaaatttaacaaAACACATTGGGAGAAAATGCTTGTTGGAAACCTTTCATGATCACATACATGAGGATGACATAAATTTAACATAATTGGACAATCTCTTGGTATTGGGATTCTACTTCTTTCATGAATTACAtttcttaattttcttatttcaaaGTAGATTGTAAATTGTAAAATCTGCCAATTATATAATTATTCATAACTACCTTAACAACTAAAAAGGGAATAGAAAACTATGTATTATTTAACCCTTACTTGATCAATTTAGAAGCCTTTACTTGATCGATGTTCTTATGGGATTCAATTTTGCACTATAGATAACTAGATCTACTAAAGATTTGTTGAAATTTATTTACTTGACATTTTTACCTGTTCTTGTCTTTTTTCTGCAGAAAAGGCTTTGCCAGAAagagctcaaaaaaaaaaaagttttgtcGGAAAGAAAGGTCAATTTAGACTTCGACAAAAATGTTAGACATTTAGTTTGAATGGACTATAACTTACTTTCAACATTTTAGGTCAATGATTTCAGTGTAAAAGTCAACCGCAACTTCCTGCCTTCAAACTTAGCACATTCTAACATAGTACCCTAACaattgttttttccttttctaaatttatttattgactttttttatctctttttgtCAAATTGCATAATTACAAAATAGTACCAGCTAAATTCTAgcagaaaataaaaatttgaattagtctaatatttaaaaaaaaaaagaaaagaaatgtgaGATGTGATAATTGAATGAAGGAGGCTGGAGATATGTCCAAATTTCCATATGCATGATTACTAAATACCAAATAACCTCAAAATATGTTAATAAAAACAGGTAAAGTGTTGACAATTTTATATGGAAGAGAACTAGAAAAAAATCGTAGTATAAAAATAAGTCTCCTAAATCACTTGGTTACTCCACCATCAATTTTGTAagtgtgacagtcccaccttcccctaaggcgaaccaaaggggttagcggactgcctgcccaggtctcgccaggactaacggatcagtttacgtcgatctaatacgttccggaacataccaacgcgcgcaaacaagtcaaaatcacaaaataaaaaaatgaaaatcgaagccgatgatgaacagtaccggccacgtcaaaatccggccggaatctggccggatttccggccggattctcggccgaatactaggccgagagcaaccaatttttttccaatttctccacgcaatccggccggcaatccggccagtttctggccggattcctggccggatttggccctgttcattcccgccaaaatttttccttttccgttTGAAATGCGTATTgatccgaaatccaaccaacatcaaccaaacatatatgtacattgaaattcaacatttacaaccaaatggCCATGCCAAAACTATTCATCAtgaatatacatgttcggtttgccaatcaaaagaagatgaacccaatacacattagggtttcattcaaagagctattcaaaatatacatgtacatgagctcaatttggcaaccaacaagtatgatctttccaaaagtgatcattttcctgtaaggaaaataaatggaacggagtgagttTACGCCCAGTAAgctactaccacataagcagctaagatcacataagcataaccgttcatttcaagtatgcaaataagaagcaaaacaaatcggtaaaaggatacggacggctctcaagagcccatttccatgctttcattcttgatccaacctcattgaccctccgtcaacgcttaagagtaaccaaccgtagacctcacttaacttccattccttccacccaacataccccaaccgggcccgcactccaaacagtagttttggtaatactcgagtataccggaatcaagagtctcgttactacaagattcccaagtacagtccccgtggcatgtcaattttcacgaccaaaccctcgccggctcgattcaattgactaccaacggggttgagctcagtaatacagtaaggccgttggatactcgcccaaacgacaccaaatcagttttccatgaatggaattcaatatctcgtACATCAAGTTCAGTATTACAGTGAAACGGTGAACAGTCATGAACAGTAtcaaaaggggtgagggcggtcaagtacaccctcaccttaatcaattccaatgaccaaataagccttcaaggcatcacaatcacatatagcaaagccacattgtaaacattcaagtgagtagtacactcaccaatcaagtaggtgatgtttcatgcaccgtcgtcaaaagtacgtcgtgaaccaccgtcacaccctaaaacacgcaaacaagtacaatgagactcgataacgagtcataaagcaatgccaatcacaaccccaacaGGGTttcataagcatatacaagcatcataggtaaccagaaaatcaggaaatggcattagctttaaccctgataAAAACAAtgtttgacctcattttgcgggaatagcaccaaagacactacggttatcggattagggtgtaagacccaccgtttcgaagctaagaaacaggcctacaacaatgtagaaggtcactcagtccaattccTAGCActactaggtcaaatatgcaagaTACTAAATCAGAACCACAATAACAGGTTCACAAACTACATtctgctgtaatcagtacaactcagtctatacaggtccaaattcagaaattccaaaggcatatggtagctaggacatcacgctacatttcatcagaagacctcaacaaccaaatccaaagcaattccagccaaaacaaccaatttcagacacagttcttacattcggatgaATCCAGAACAACactagtaatttcgacttttctcattctacactactccgatcgacctgaaattttacaggcacctctaacacatcaatacctacaactttcatgttttaagccaaggccaattcggcctctaaccatgagatacaaaaccggacagaaatgagggttatgaaaccctaactttccacatttccttccaaacccaaaattacTTGCaaataccaatcatgtacacctactagagtcattaaccatcatttccaaccatcatagataaccacaacatcatgatcacattaaaccaaaaaaatcaccaataaattgaaaacttcatcaattcatccaaaagtaagaaataaaccacaaaattcaacactttagccaccactaggcacaaattaagcttcattaagtgaaggagaaagttcaatcaccacttacctagtaaacaagagaggaagagttgtttGCCACCTTAGCTtccccaaacacttcaccaaaccacttactatcaccaaatggaaaggttttatggagtagaaacaagatcaaatggttggatggttacactcaagcaagatggaagcaagaatctcgaagagtttttctttcttcttggctcaaggtggccggccacaatggagaagacaagagtgaatttttggtgatttttgagatatttattcaattggtaagaaaagtcaaaaaggtgaatagtgtccAACAAGTGTAACCAaccacaaagtgacacttgtcactccataaAAGCATccctatccttttgtttcctctcacatcaatcacatctcatcctctacttatctcttaacacccgataaatttcaaccagtatccggaacttaccCTAATTGGcagaatttttccgaacttttcgcgctagtgggtcccacgtccgttatatatccttaatttttcaaaaactctccaatacaagaaaaatcatctaaaaactataactactcataaaattcaccaggaaaatttttcctaagccagaaaatgcagaaaacatgccattaaaggggaaaaaccctaggaaaattattagggaatttacgggttctcacagtaagTATATTTCACTTTTCAACCCTTGAACTCTCTGCCTTCCACTTTGCAccccaaaatttgattttatgtatttttcatgCTAAAGTCTTAATTTATCCTGATTTGGTCTGATTGTTCACGAAATTCACAAAAATAACGAAATAGGCAGAATGTTGTATCATTGAAATCATCAGGCAGTATGCTCACAACTAGATCAAAGTGGAATGAGTTTAAGAATTTAGAATGTAAATATGCTAAATTTAAGTTTGAGTTGTATAGTGACAATTGGTGTAAACTTAAAGGGTAGAAAACAAAACTTACCCTTCTAAAACCTGAGGGCAGACAACAAACAAGTGTTCGGCCATGCAAGGTCTGATAATTTTGAATTTACCCTATATCCTATAATGATTTTAAAGTCGCCTCCAAAAAAGAACTTAGTCCCTTTTTAGGCTGTAAGTCGGAGGTTCGAATCCCTAtctcttttgaaaaaaatttaaaagaggtTCCAAAATATCCCTTTAATCTAAGTCAAATTTATACACCTACTATTCCCTTTTACAGCccgaaaaaaaatatatatataatgatttTAAATGCTGAAATTATGCTTTCATTTaggatttaaatttaaacataATACGCTACTCTTGGAAGTCAAGATCTCAAAGGATATATTCTGACAAAATCAGTTTATAGGCCCTCAAATCCGTTGCAAGGGTTAGAATCTCTGTCGAACTAAAAATTATAGTTGCTAATAATGGTTTGACGAGAAGTTTCGCAAACAAAAAAGCGaattgtttttatttgtttggggGTACATAGATAGTTTATAGAAACCCGCAAGGAGGAGACCGAAGGAAAAAactatatattaaaaaaaaaagtagtttgaagttttatattttcGAATTGGAGCAAGGTGTAACGATTTTACACCTTGTtcaagaaaaaatgcataaacTATTTTACAAGAAACATGTTCCCAACCAAACAGAATATTCAGTCACACTTTCCATGTTTTCAGAAGAAGCTGCAAAGCAATTTTCTACTAGAATTACACCAACTTTGCATCATTGAACAGTgcgaaaaacataaaaatccaCCAATCTTTCCCAATATATACAGTATACAAAACAATAcggaagttaaaaaaaaaatggaacaaatAGAAATGAAAGCTAAAGTATGTAAACCAACAAAGCTGAATATTACACTGAGTCATGTCTAAAGGCCAACAGCTTCACTAATGACAGATCAAGTCTATGTTTCTATGGTTGTACTTCAAGTAAAAGTCTATTGCTAAGTCATAATTTCCATCAACCAGAAGCAAATAAATACGCTAAGGATACAAAGCAGTTCTTAGTCAGAGCCACCATGAGAAGAAGATCCTTCTTGGTCACCGAGAAAACGAACGACGACAACAGTAATGTTGTCTGCACTACCTCGCTGATGTGCTTCCTGCACCAGCCTTTTAGCCGCATCCTCAGGATCTTTAATAGGCTTAACCATAGAGACAGCTTCCTgtgtgatttgaaaaattatttccACAAAAATAATATGCAGTACAACACACTGTGAGCTGAAAGTTTCATGAATGCAACTTTTCGTTTTGATTCCTATTTAGCTAGACACCCATCTAAAGTTGAAGTTCTGATAAGCAGGATATCACTTTAATAGGGCGGAAAATGATCAAAGGATAATCTGTTATAGAAAATCTGGGAATGGCAAAACAAAACAAGTGTCAAACCTCATTTGTCACGACATCCCAAAGCCCATCACTTGCGAGGATAAGGAACTCAAGGGAGCTATCAACCTTTACCTCCTGCGGTTATTC from Coffea eugenioides isolate CCC68of chromosome 8, Ceug_1.0, whole genome shotgun sequence encodes the following:
- the LOC113779715 gene encoding subtilisin-like protease SBT1.4, whose translation is MKLESRSFNQSFFKIALMAISTLIWTFSFHFLATIASDLPPRSSLETYIVHVEAPDAEIVRDSSEDLESWYSSFLSTTTASSNDEGLPSRLVYSYYNVFTGFAARLSEGEVKQMEKKKGFISAQPQQQLSLHTTHSPAFLGLQQNMGFWEESNYGKGVIIGVIDTGITPDHPSFSDEGMPPPPAKWKGKCEFSFASQCNNKLIGARHFSVGNGTPLDENGHGTHTASTAAGNYVKGANVYGNANGTAVGVAPLAHLAIYKVCRTDGKCNECDILAAMDAAITDGVDVMSLSLGNKSIPFYADNIAIGAYRAMEKGIFVSCSAGNNGPSTESLTNEAPWVLTVGASTIDRKIRASALLGNHEVLEGESAFQPVDFPSTLLPLVYPGSEAAYCSSESLNSVDVKGKVVLCQTGKISAITKGRIVKAAGGAAMIIMNQEHEGYTTSADAHVLPATDVSYADAVKIMTYTSSTNSPTATIFFNGTAIGDFHAPVVASFSSRGPNQASPGILKPDIIGPGVNILAAWHKSVDNNTNTKATFNIISGTSMSCPHLSGVAALLKSAHPDWSPAAIKSAIVTTADSLNLETQPIEDQTLQPANVFATGAGHVNPSAANNPGLVYDIEPNDYIPYLCGLYNNDMAVRLILQRPVSCSAESSIPEAQLNYPSFSIILGSNLVRYTRTVTNVGEANSSYTVHMAPPAGVDVTVEPSTLNFSGLNQRITYTVTFARLANSGSAGYSQGLLTWNSDKHSVRSPISVILNSM